From a region of the Hymenobacter jejuensis genome:
- a CDS encoding TMEM175 family protein, with translation MHKGRLEAFSDGVLAIIITIMVLEIKVPHGHDFAALKPLLPVVLSYILSFVYVGIYWNNHHMMLTSINRISGNVLWANLHLLFWLSLIPFVTGWMGENEFAPATLALYGFVLLMNALAYFVLQRQIIAADGPDSVLAHALGKDLKGKLSPLLYCLGIAASFVNSWVAGAFYVFVALIWLVPDRRIARMLKAGEQH, from the coding sequence ATGCATAAAGGCAGACTAGAAGCCTTCAGCGACGGCGTACTGGCCATTATCATCACGATTATGGTCTTGGAAATTAAAGTCCCGCACGGCCACGATTTCGCGGCGCTAAAACCCCTGTTGCCGGTAGTGTTAAGCTACATTCTGAGCTTTGTGTACGTCGGTATTTACTGGAACAACCACCACATGATGCTGACAAGCATCAACCGGATCAGCGGTAACGTGCTGTGGGCCAACCTGCACTTGCTATTCTGGCTTTCGCTGATCCCGTTTGTGACCGGCTGGATGGGCGAGAACGAGTTTGCGCCCGCTACGCTGGCCCTGTACGGGTTTGTGTTACTGATGAATGCACTGGCTTACTTCGTTTTGCAACGCCAGATCATTGCTGCCGACGGCCCCGACTCGGTATTGGCGCACGCCCTTGGCAAGGACCTAAAGGGCAAGCTCTCGCCTCTGCTCTATTGCCTGGGCATTGCTGCGAGCTTCGTAAATTCGTGGGTAGCGGGCGCATTTTATGTCTTTGTGGCTTTGATTTGGCTGGTGCCAGATCGACGCATTGCGCGAATGCTAAAGGCGGGAGAACAGCACTAA